The Paroceanicella profunda genome includes the window GTCGGAGACGGCGGGAGCGGGCCGGGTGCAGCCGGCGTGCGGGCCCGGTGGCTCAGCCGCTCACCGTCATCTTGTCGATGCCGTAGATCCGGTCCACCACGATCAGCGCCACCACCGCCAGCAGCAGTTGCAGCGTGCTCAGCGCGGCGATGGAGGGGTCGAACTGGTGCTCCATGTAGCTCAGCATCACCACCGGCAGGGTGTTCGTGTCCGCCGAGCCGAAGAAATAGCTCACCGGCAGGTTGTCGAAGGAGGTGAGGAAGGAGAACAGCGAGCCCGCCATGATGCCCGGGCGGATCAGCGGCAGGGTGACATGGCGGAACACCGCGAGCGGGTTCGCCCCGAGGATGGCGCCGCCTCCTCATAGGCGCGCGGCACGGAGCGGTACCCCCGCCACCGTGCGCACCACGTAGGCAGGCACACCACCGTGTGGGTGACGAGCAGCGCGGTGAAGGAGATGCCGATCCCCACCCAGGACAGGAAGAACAGCCCGCGAAGCGATCACGATCATCGGCATGGAGAGCGGCGAGAGCAGGAAGGTCATCACCGCCCCGGCCCAGCCGGCCCGGGAGCGGGCAAGGGCCAGGCAGGCCGGGATGCCGATGAGGCAGGAGAGCACGGTGGCGCCCACCGCCACCTCGAAGGACACGATCAGCGATGCGATGAACGGCTCGTATTCGAAGATGTGCCAGAACCATTTCAGCGACCAGCCGGGCACCGGAAAGGCCACGTAGGAGGCGGAGGTGAAGGAGACCACCACCACCACCAGGATGGGGGCGAGCATGAACACGAAGAAGACCACCACGAAGGCGAGCAGGCCGAG containing:
- a CDS encoding ABC transporter permease, producing the protein MLGANPLAVFRHVTLPLIRPGIMAGSLFSFLTSFDNLPVSYFFGSADTNTLPVVMLSYMEHQFDPSIAALSTLQLLLAVVALIVVDRIYGIDKMTVSG
- a CDS encoding ABC transporter permease; this encodes MARIARPDWASLGLLAFVVVFFVFMLAPILVVVVVSFTSASYVAFPVPGWSLKWFWHIFEYEPFIASLIVSFEVAVGATVLSCLIGIPACLALARSRAGWAGAVMTFLLSPLSMPMIVIASRAVLPVLGGDRHLLHRAARHPHGGVPAYVVRTVAGVPLRAARL